DNA from Streptomyces sp. NBC_01476:
CTGGTCCTGCTGATCGCCGCGATGGACGTGCGCGCCGAGATCCACGCGTACGACCTCAAGGGCACAGGCGATCTCTCCGCCCTCGCCCGCGTCGCCCACCGCTACCGGGCCGGCGAGGAAGAGGACGACATCGCGTACGCCCTGGCCGATCTCCGCGAGTTGCGGACGGAGTTGCGGCGCCGGGCAAAGGTCATCCGCGAACTCCCGAAAGACCTCTGCCCGGAGTCGAAGGTGACCTCCGCGCTCGCCGACATGCGCAAACTCGGTCTGCACCCCATGCTGATCGGCGTGGACGAGTGCCAGAAGTGGTTCGAACACCCGCTGCACGGGGCGGAGTTCGAGGAGCACTGCACCGACCTGGTCAAGCGCGGCCCGGCCCTCGCAATCACGCTCCTCCTGGCCACCCAACGGCCCGATTCCAAGTCCCTTCCGACCGGCATCTCCGCGAACGCCACGGTCCGTTGGTGTCTCAAGGTCATGGGCCAGATCGAGAACGACATGATCCTCGGCACCGGCTCGTACAAGCGCGGCATTCGGGCCAACACCCTTGCGTGGGGCGACAAGGGAATCTGCTGGTTCGTCGGTGAGGGCGCCGACGCCCGTATCGTCCGCTGCGTTGAGGTCAACGCCCCCACCGCCGACGACCTGGCAGTCCGTATCCACGGGCTACGGAAGCGGGCCGGCACGCTCACCGGCCACGCGCTCGGCGAAGAGCCTGCGGCGGACCGGCCCTCGTACGACCTTCTCGCCGACCTCGCCGCCGCTTTCCCGTCCGGCAAGGCGAAGGCATGGAGCGAGGACATCATCGTCCGCCTTGCCGAACTCCGAGCCGACGTCTACGGCGAGTGGACACCCGAGCAACTGGCGAGCGCCGTCAAGCCGTACGGCATTCGCAGTGTCCAAATCTGGGGCACCACCGATGACGGCAAGGGCGTGAACCGGCGGGGGCTGCGTCGTACGGACATCACCGAAGCGACCGTCCGACGGGACGGCCCGACGGGCACCGACGCCAGCACCGACCCCCGCTAGGTCTAGCAGCTCTGCTAGCAGCCCACATGCCGCTTGGCCTGGCTTCTAGCCACTAGCGGCCCCGCTTCCGCACATCCTCATCCCGCCCTGAAAGGGGCCCTGGATGCTCTCTCTCGCCACCGCTGTACCGCTCGTCCTCGTCGCACTCCTCGGGTACGCCGCCCTCTGCGCGCTCAGCCCGCTCGGCATCTGCCGCAAGTGCGGCGGCTTCGGCTTCAAGGTCCACCAGAACCGACGCGGGCGGCTCGTCCGCGGCAAGACGTGCCGTCGCTGCCGCGGCTACGGACAACGCGTCCGGATCGGCCGCCACCTCTACAACCTCGTCTCCCGGCTCCACCGCGAAGGCAACAACTAGCCCACCGCACAAGGGGGAACACCCATGGCCTTCACCCTCTCCGCCCTCGTCCTCTTCGGCGTCCTGCTCGCGCTGCTCATGCGCTACCGGGCGGTCAGTGCCGGCGCCGCGATCGTCGCGCTGCTGTTCGGCTTCTACCTCGCCCGCAGCGGCGCCGCACCGTCCGTCGACCACATCATGACCGCCCTGCGCGACGCCGTCCCCGGCAACTGACCACGAAGGGAAACGACATGTGCACCCCGCCCCGCATCTCCCTGATGGCTGTCGCGGAACTCCGCGATGTCCTGACCGCCCTCGAACACGGCCAAGGTCCCACCGCCATCGCCGCGTTGATGTCCATCGATCCCGAGTCCTGGCAGGCCATCGAACAGCGACTCGCCGCCGTGGGCACCGACCTCCGCACCGCGTTGCTCAGCACCGCCCCGGGCAACCCCGTGCTCCAGCACCTCGTCTGAGCCCGACCGACTCAACGGAGGACCCCATGACCGCCTGGCACGTCACCCTCACCGCCGGCGTCCACGCGCTGGCCACCACCGCCCGCGAACTCCGTGCCGCCCACCAGCACGCGACCCACGCCCTGTGGACCACCGATCCGACTCGCGTCACCCCGGCCCCGGGCATCGTCATGTCCGCGGCCGGCCCCGTACGCCCCCACGAGCACACTCTCCGCCAACTCACCACGCTCTACACGAGGTTGGAGCAGCAAATCCGCGAGCTGTACGAGGCCGCCACGCTCGCCTACGCCTACGGCACCGCCCACACCCTCACCGCCGTACTTCGCAACGAGCGCCCCCGCCACGCCCCGGCCAGCCCGGACCCGGTGCTCCCGGACCTCAGCCAGTCCCTCACCGTCCGCGCCGGCGCCCGCGACCTCGCCGCCCTCCGCGGCCGGCTCCTCACCGCCCGGGACAACGAGAGCCCCGACCTGGCCGACACCGCGTGCGCCTACGGCGAGCGCGCCGAACGTACGCTCCACCACCTGCTCGACCTCGCCAAGACCAACGGCTTCCTCACGAAGGCGAGTTAATGCCCGTGCGTCTGATCCACCCGCTCCGCGCCCACATGATCACGTCCTGGGACGGCACCGAATGGCAGGTCTTCGTCGCCCTCCCCGACGAATCCCGATGGCCGCACGTCCCGTTCCCCATCACCGCCGGAGTCTCCAGCCCCGCAGCTCGGAACGCCGCCCTCGAATCGCTCGGCTACGCCCCGATCGCCGACGACCACCACACCTGGGAGTGGATGGAAACCACCTTCGAGGGTGACCCCGACGGCACCGTCTCCCTGATCGCCACCACCACCGTCACGCCCAACACCCCGGACGACTGACCAGCCCGGAGCAGCGGCCCTCGCGCCGACGAAACCCGCTGCTCCGGCCCTCCCAGCCCATCAAAGACACAGGAGGTGCCAACAGGATGCCGCACACCCCGTCGCCACCGCTCGGGCTTCGGCCGAGCGGGAGTCAGACGGCATCGGCACGCCGCAATCTCAAGCTCCCCGAAGTCCTCGACGAACTCGGCATGTCCCGCGCTGCCTTCTACCGGCTCCGCGCTCGGGGCAAGGGGCCGAGGTGCATCAAGCTCCCGAACGGTCAGCTACGCGTTCGCCGCAGCGACCTCGACAGGTGGCTTGAGCAGTACGAGGAAACCGCCATCTGACTCGCACCGGGGGTGCCTCCCTCTCGTCCAGGGGCGCACCCCCCTCCTGTTGGAGGTCCGTCATGCTCACCTATGACGTGAAGATCTGGAGTATCCGCAAGCGTCCCAATCGGGCCAACCCCTATCAACTCCGCTGGAAAGTCGGTCCCCAGCCCCACTCCAAGAGCTACCGGGTGAAGGAACAGGCCGACGGCCGACGAACGGAACTTCTGAACGCGCTCCGCGACCGTGAGCAGTTCGACGTGACCTCGGGGCTGCCCGCGTCGGAGTTCCGCCGGTTGCAGTCACCGACCTGGTATGCGCACGCGAGCGGTTACGCCCGGATGAAGTGGCCGAGCGCCTCGGCCAAGCACCGGGCGGGCATCGCGGAAGCTCTCGCAACCATCACGCCGGTCCTCGTCCGTGACACCCGCGGCGCCCCCGCCCGAGGCGCGCTGCGGATCGCGCTCTATGCGTGGGCCTTCCGCTTCGTGCGGGACGAAGGCTATGGTCAACTAAAGCCGCGGTATCAGATGGAGGAACCGCAGGCCGAGATCGCCGCCGCCTTGGACTGGATGAGTCGGAAGTCGGTTGACATGGCGGAACTCGATCGGGCTGCGACATTACGTACCGCCTTGGATGCCCTGTCGCTCCGGCAGGACGGTGCCAAGGCCGCCGAGACCACCATCCACCGCAAGTACACGGTGTTCAGCAACGCGCTCCGCTACGCGGTCGAATGCGAGGTCTTGGCCGCGTTCCCGCTCAGCAAGGTGGATTGGCAGCCCCCGGACACGGACGACGAGATCGATTTCCGTTACGTCCCCAACCCCCGACAGGCTCGAAGTCTGATCGCTGCCGTTCGCGAGCAGGGGCCGCGCGGTGAGCACCTGGAAGCGTTCTTCGGCTGCCTCTACTACGCCGCGATGCGGCCCGGAGAAGTGGCGGCGCTCAGTGAGGCTGACTGTGTGCTGCCAGCTCCGCCTGCCGACGGCGGCCCCGAGACCAAATGGGGTGAACTCGTCCTCGCCGAGAGCCGCCCCGAGGTCGGTGCGGGGTGGACGGACGACGGACGCTCCTACGAACAGCGGGGCCTCAAGCGGCGAGCCCGCAAGGCCACTCGCTCCGTACCGGTCCCGCCCGTACTTGTGACTCTGCTCCGGTCGCACGGGGCGAACTACGGCACCGCACCCGACGGCCGCCTCTTCCGCGCGGCGGGCGGTGGCCGGGTCCGCTCCACCGAGTACGCCGACCTCTGGAAGGCGGCCCGCCAGAAGGCCCTCTCCCCGGAGGAAGCAGCCACACCCCTCGCCGAGGTCCCGTACTCCCTCCGCCACGCGGGCGTCTCCCTCTGGCTCAGCTCCGGTGTTGAAGCCACCGAGGTAGCCCGCCGCGCCGGCCACAGCGTTGCCGTCCTCTACCGCTTCTACGCGAAGGTCATCACCGGCCGCCGGCATCAGGACAACGAACGCATCGCCCAAGCTCTCGCGGAAGACGCTGGATGACAGGTGCCTCGACGATCCTGACCAGGGCTGACACCCCCGAATCCGGTCCACTCCTGGTCCACACGCACTGGCGCACGGCGGGACACAGGCGGCCGGAGGCGAGACAGGCATACGTCAGTGGGGGTGCCCCGATTTTCGGGGCACCCCCACTGACCTGCTACTACATCTACCTCGGCGGAGGCTGTGGGATTTGAACCCACGGTGACATCGCTGCCACGACGGTTTTCAAGACCGTTCCCTTAGGCCGCTCGGGCAAGCCTCCCCGCGCGGGCTTGGGTCCCCCGAGGGGGAAGCCGCGCGGGGGTAGCTTAACGGGTTAGTTGTCGGTGTCGCCGGTGCGGCTGCCGAGGGTGACGGTGGTGGTGTGGGTGGTGCCGTTGCGGGTGTAGGTGAGGTTGACCTTGTCGCCGGGCTGGTGCTGCCAGATTTCGCCGATGAGGGTCTGGCCGCTGTCGATGAGGGTGTTGTCGAACGTGGTGATGATGTCGTTGGGTTTGAGGCCGGCCTGGGCGCCGGGGCCGCCGGGGGTGACGCCGGTGGCGGTGTCGTCGGCGATTTTCGCGCCGTCGCCTTCGTACTGGGTGTCGAGGCTGACGCCGATGACGGGGTAGACCGGCCGGCCGGTTTTGATGAGCTGGTTGGCGACGCGTTTGGCCTGGTTGATGGGGATGGCGAAGCCGAGGCCGACGCTGCCGCCCTGGGCGCCGGGTTCGCTGGCGCCGCCGGGCTGGATGGCGGAGTTGATGCCGATGACGGCGCCGTTGGCGTTGAGGAGGGGGCCGCCGGAGTTGCCGGGGTTGATGGAGGCGTCGGTCTGGATGGCGCTCATGTAGGAGGAGGTGCTGCCCTGGCCGTCGCTGGAGGCGACCGGGCGGTGGACGGCGCTGACGATGCCGGTGGTGACGGTCCCGGACAGGCCGAAGGGGGCGCCGATGGCGATGGTGGCGTCGCCGACCGCGGCGTTGTCGGAGTTGCCCAGCGGCAGGGGGGTGAGTTTCACGCCGTGGGGGTTCTTCAGTTTGACGACGGCGACGTCGTAGCCCTGGGCGCGGCCGATGACCTGGGCGTCGTAGGTGTTGCCGTTGGAGAAGGTCACGGTGAGTTTGCCGCCGTCGGCGGCGGGGGCGACCACGTGGTTGTTGGTGAGGATGTGGCCCTGGGTGTCGTAGACGAAGCCGGTGCCGGTGCCGGACTCCTGGCTGCCGCTGGCCTTGATCGTCACGACGCTGGGCAGGGCGGTGCTGGCGATGCCGGCCACCGAGGTGGGTGCCCGGTTCAGGGCCGCGGCGTCCTTCGGTGCGGACACGGTCGTCGACCCGCCGGTGTCGTTGTCCTTCGCGGCGTTGTACCCGATCGCCCCGCCGACCCCGCCCGCCACCAGCGCCGCCACCACCACCGCCGCGATCAGCACACCCGTCCCACGCCGCCTGCGCCCGCCCTCCGGCGGCGCCGGCGGGAACTGCGCCCCCCACCCCGACCCACCCAAACCACCACCGAAACCCTCACCACCGGGCTGGGCGTGCGGGGCCGCATACGCCGGCACCACCGGCACCGCGAAGGGGTCCGCCGGGCCACTCTGCTCCGACGGTCCCTGGCTTACCGCCTCCGACCCGTACGCCGACCGCGGCGCCTCATAAGGCGACGGCGCGTCATAGGACGCGGAGGACGGCGCGTCATAGGGCGCGGAGGGCGACGCGGAGGAGGGCGCCTCGTACGCGGAAGGCGCCGGCTTCGGCGCCTCGTACGGCGACGACGCAGGCCGCGGCGGCTCGTACGGCGAGGTCCCGCCCGACGCCAGCGCGCTCGGCGGCGCCCCGTACGGAGACGGCGGGCCGACCGGCGGCGGCGCCTGGACCGGTGCGGGAGAGGTCGTCACGTACCCGGCGCCGGCCGGCGGCTCCTGCGCCGGCAGCACCTCGGTCCGCGGGGCCTCGGACGACGCGGTGGAGGGACCCGAAGAGACGGCGTCCGCGGGCGGCGCGTCGGGCGCGGCCGGCGGAACCGGGGGAGCGGAGGGCACGGGGGCGGCCGGGGCACCGTCGCGCGCGGCACCTTCGTGTGCGCCCGCCGCCGACTCCGCAGCCGGCAGCGACGACCCGGCTTCGTTCTCGGTGCTCACAGCGATTCTCCTCAGGGTCAGGACAAGCATTTGACTGGGCACAGCATTTCCCACGGCGTGTCGGACCGCCGTAAGCGGTAGCTGTGCGACGCCGACAACGCGGACGCGACCGTTCGTCTTCCACGGATCGCGTCCCGTACCGCCGGGCGCAGCGCTTCACGCGTCCAGCGGGTCCGCGGTGGCACCATGGCCCGGTGACGTTCGCGAGCGCCGTCCCCGACGCGTACCCGACGCGACGACCGGTGCAGGTCGTCGCCCACCGGGGCGCCTCCGAAGACGTACCAGAACATACGCTCGCCGCCTACCGGAAAGCCATCGAGTACGGCGCTGACGCGCTGGAGTGCGATGTACGGCTGACCGCGGACGGCGAGCTGGTGTGCGTGCACGACTGGCGGGTGAACCGTACGTCCAACGGCCGCGGCGCCGTCTCCTCGCTCGAACTCGCCGACCTGGCCGCGCTGGACTTCGGTTCGTGGAAGGGCCAGCACAGCGACCGGGAGGCCCCCGAGCTGGACCGGAACGGCGGCTCCGACGAGGAACGCAACCGGGTCCTCACCCTCCACCGCCTGCTGGAACTCCTCGTCGAGACCGACCGCCGGGTCGAGCTGGCGATCGAGACCAAGCACCCCACCCGCTGGGCCGGCCAGGTCGAGGAACGGCTGCTGGAGCTGCTGCGCCGCTTCGGCCTGGACCGCCCGCCAGCCGGCGAGGACTCCCGGGTCCGGGTGATGAGCTTCTCCTCGCGCTCCCTGCGCCGGATCCGGCTGGGCGCGCCGGAGCTGCCGACCGTCTACCTGATGCAGTACGTGTCCCCGCGCCACCGCGACGGCCGGCTGCCGGCCGGGGTACGGATCGCCGGGCCCGGCATCCGGATCCTGCGGGCCAACCCGGGGTACGTGGCGCGTCTGCACCGCGCCGGGCACCAGGTGCACGTGTGGACGGTGGACGACCCCGGCGACGTCGAGCTGTGCCTGCGGCTCGGGGTGGACGCGATCATCACCAACCGGCCCCGGCAGGTGCTGGACCAGCTGGGCCGCTGAGACCGGCGGTACGCGACCCCGCGGGCCGGCCCGCCGCCGGGACGCCAGCGCCCCCGCGTCCCCGCCGGGACACCCACGCCCCCGCCAGCCGGCTCATGCCCGCACCGCCGGGGACCCCACCCCGTCCCCCCGGCGCACTCCGGCGCACACCGGCAGCCGGCACCCCGTCTCCGGGAGCCGGATCGTGCTCACGGCATGCCCGCTTCGCAATCGCGCGTACGGAGTGCGTCAATAGACGCGGTTGGCCTGTTTCCGGCCGCATCGCAGAGGGCATTGACCTTGTGGCGTGGGGTGAAGGAGGTCTCCGGGGGTGTCGTTGATGGTGGCGCAAGAGGTGCCGACGTCCACGACCATGGCCCTGCCCCATGGTCCGACGGGCGTCGCTGATGCACGCAGAAGACTGAGAACGGATCTGTACGCGCAGGACGTACCGGAACCGGTGATCGACGACGCCGTCCTGATCCTTTCCGAGCTGCTGAGCAACTCCTGCCGGCACGCGCGCCCGCTGGGCTCCGGCGACGACGTCTCCTACGGGGAGCCGCGGCATCCCCGGGGCCGCTCGGGCCGCGACTTCCGCGGGGAGGACGGCAGAAGCGGCCGGGGCAGCCGTGGTGACGGAAAAGCCGGTCCGGCGGGCGCCCAGGCGCCCGCCGATCCTTTGCGGCCGGACGAGTGCGCCGACCGGGCGGGCATACGGGCCGCGTGGTCGATCGGCGAGGACGGGCTGCTGCTCCTGGAGGTCACCGACGGCGGCGGGCCCACCAGGCCGCGGCCGGCCAGCCCTTCGCTGACCGCGCACGGCGGTCGCGGGCTCGGCATCGTCGGCAGCCTCACGCAGCGCTGGGGCGTGCGGGACGCACCCGGTGAGGTGACGGTGTGGGCGCTGCTGCCGGTGCGGGGCCGCCACGCCCGGCGGGACGACGTGAAGGGGACCGGCATCGGTCTGCCCATCGGCGTACCGCTGGAGCTTCCGCTGGACCTGGCGGAGTCGCTGGACGACCTCGCCTGACCGGTCCGCCCCGCCGCGCGTGGTCCGACCCGGTGTCCTGCTGCCGCTAGGCTCGCGGCCGGAACACCGCCGGAACGGGAGAGACCGAGCCATGGCCAAGAAGCGCGCGACCGCCACCAAGAGCACGAGCCCCAGGGCCGCATCGGACGCAGCCGTGCCGGTTGTCGGGGCACGCGAGCCCTGCCCGTGCGGCTCCGGCCGCCGGTACAAGGCGTGCCACGGCCGGGCGGCGGCGCACGCCGTCACCGAGCTGGTCCGCCGCCCGTTCGAGGGACTGCCCGGCGAGTGCGACTGGGTGGCCCTGCGCGAACTCGTGCCGGCCGCGACCGTACCGCTCACCTTGAGGGACCCGCTGCCCGAAGGGGTGCCGTCGGTGACGCTCGGCACGGTGCTCCCGATGGCGTGGCCGGGGCTGCGCCGCGACACCGGCGCGGTCCTGCTGGGTCTGCAGAACGACGCGGCCTCCGGCGATGTGAGCCGTGACCTGGCCGACACCCTCACCCGCGCGCTGACCGCGGAGCCCGGCAACCCGGTCGAGGGCCGCCGGCCCGACCCGGACGGTCCGCGGCTGCAGGACCTGCTCGACCTGACCGCGCCCTTCGTGCCGGAGGTGCACACCGGCTTCGCGTTCTGGCTGGAGGACGCCGAGGCGGCGACCGGCGAGGTGGCCGCGTCCCTGGAGCAGGCGAACCAGGCGGCGATCCCGACCGTACGGCTGACCGGGGTGGACGCGGCCTACTGGTGCGAGACGCCGGAGAAGAACCACCTGCGCTGGGTGATGCCGCACCCGGAGGAGGCACTGCTGGACGCGCTGGCCCGGCTGCACACCGCGGGCGCGTCCTCGCTCGGGGAGGGTACGCGGCTGGTCGGCTCGTTCCGCGCGCACGGTCTGGTGGTGCCGGTGTGGGACCTGCCGGCCGGGATGACCGCGGACGAGGTGGAGAAGCCGGCCGCCGCCTTCGGCGAGCGGCTCACCGAGACGCTGGCCCGCACCGGGCCGCTGACCGCGGACGAGCGGAAGGCACGCAGCGGTTTCACCAACCGGCAGATCACGCTGAGCTGAGCGGGATCGGGCCGTACCCCCGTCCGGGGGTACCGAATGAGCGGTCGGTCACCGGCCTCGCGTGATACCGGTCACAGCCACCCAGAAACCCCAAGGGAACCAGGCGGCCCAGGGGTTGGGGAATTTGCGATCGGACGAAGTCTTGTTACCGTTTAAACAGCCCGGTCGCTGGTGCATCCCCCGTCGCCAGCGGCCGGGCCTTTCGCTGCCCGCGGGCACGCTCAGGACCGGCGGCCCGGGGCCCCGTTCGGCCCCCGCCAGGACGCCCCGGCTCAGTCGCTGCCGGCCACCCCGCCGGCGTCCGCCACCCCGCCGCGGCCGGCCTGGTCGTGCAGGACGCTGTGCCCCGCGTTCCCCCGGTGTCCGGCATCGCGCCCGTCACCGTGTTCCGAAGTGGCCAGCGCCAGCACGAGGACGACCGCGAGCGCCGCGACGCTGGCGACCGCGACCCGGCGCAGCCCTTCCGCGCGCACCCGTGCCTGATCGTCCGACGGCTGCTGCGACTTCACATGCCCACCTCTGTTCGACGATTGCCCGAAGGGCGACGTGAGATCGAACATATCCTTGCAAAAGGGGGCGTTCCGGTAACCCGACCGGTCCGCCCCCGGGAAAAACACGACATCAGAACGCCACAACCGCACACCATCCGGACGTCAGTACGTCAGCCGGTCCCCGTCCGGCGCCGTCCGCCCGGCCCGTACCAGCGCCTCCACCAGCGTCTCGATCCGCGGCAGCCAGGGCGCCGCCTCGTCAGGACCGGTCACCGGTTCGCGCACCCAGCGCGGCCGGCCGGCCGCCGTCGCAGCGGCCGTACCCACTGCCGCCGGCAGCGGTACGTACCCGCCGTCGCCGTGGTAGCGCAACGAGGTCGGCACCCAGTCCTGGCTGTCCAGGAGTTCGCCGAGTTCGGCGAGCGAGTAGGGAGCCACCAGGAAGACATAGCGGGTGGGGGTGGCGACCACCGGGCCGGCCCGGAAGCCGAGCTTCTCGATGGCCGACAGGGCCAGTTCACCGGCCGCCGCGGGCAGGCTCGCCGCGGAGACCTGGTCGCCGGTGGCCAGCACGACAGGGGCGTCCGGGCGGCTGGTCCACCACCAGCGGACCATCCGCGGGTCGTGCGTCGCGGCGAGCAGTCCGGGGTTCACCGGGTGGGCGCCGGGCACCGGGCAGTTGGGGCGGAGACAGCCGCACGGCTGCCCGCCCGCGGCGCGCCGGCCGCCGCGTCCGTCGTGACCGACACCAGGCACCACGCGCCATTTCCACTGCGTGGCGTAGGTGAGCGCCGCGTCGAGCAACGCGGTCCGCCCCTTTCGCTGGAGTGAGAGCTTGCGTCGCCTTCCGAGGATCTCGCGCATCAGCGCTCGTT
Protein-coding regions in this window:
- a CDS encoding DUF6303 family protein, whose protein sequence is MPVRLIHPLRAHMITSWDGTEWQVFVALPDESRWPHVPFPITAGVSSPAARNAALESLGYAPIADDHHTWEWMETTFEGDPDGTVSLIATTTVTPNTPDD
- a CDS encoding tyrosine-type recombinase/integrase, encoding MLTYDVKIWSIRKRPNRANPYQLRWKVGPQPHSKSYRVKEQADGRRTELLNALRDREQFDVTSGLPASEFRRLQSPTWYAHASGYARMKWPSASAKHRAGIAEALATITPVLVRDTRGAPARGALRIALYAWAFRFVRDEGYGQLKPRYQMEEPQAEIAAALDWMSRKSVDMAELDRAATLRTALDALSLRQDGAKAAETTIHRKYTVFSNALRYAVECEVLAAFPLSKVDWQPPDTDDEIDFRYVPNPRQARSLIAAVREQGPRGEHLEAFFGCLYYAAMRPGEVAALSEADCVLPAPPADGGPETKWGELVLAESRPEVGAGWTDDGRSYEQRGLKRRARKATRSVPVPPVLVTLLRSHGANYGTAPDGRLFRAAGGGRVRSTEYADLWKAARQKALSPEEAATPLAEVPYSLRHAGVSLWLSSGVEATEVARRAGHSVAVLYRFYAKVITGRRHQDNERIAQALAEDAG
- a CDS encoding trypsin-like peptidase domain-containing protein, producing MSTENEAGSSLPAAESAAGAHEGAARDGAPAAPVPSAPPVPPAAPDAPPADAVSSGPSTASSEAPRTEVLPAQEPPAGAGYVTTSPAPVQAPPPVGPPSPYGAPPSALASGGTSPYEPPRPASSPYEAPKPAPSAYEAPSSASPSAPYDAPSSASYDAPSPYEAPRSAYGSEAVSQGPSEQSGPADPFAVPVVPAYAAPHAQPGGEGFGGGLGGSGWGAQFPPAPPEGGRRRRGTGVLIAAVVVAALVAGGVGGAIGYNAAKDNDTGGSTTVSAPKDAAALNRAPTSVAGIASTALPSVVTIKASGSQESGTGTGFVYDTQGHILTNNHVVAPAADGGKLTVTFSNGNTYDAQVIGRAQGYDVAVVKLKNPHGVKLTPLPLGNSDNAAVGDATIAIGAPFGLSGTVTTGIVSAVHRPVASSDGQGSTSSYMSAIQTDASINPGNSGGPLLNANGAVIGINSAIQPGGASEPGAQGGSVGLGFAIPINQAKRVANQLIKTGRPVYPVIGVSLDTQYEGDGAKIADDTATGVTPGGPGAQAGLKPNDIITTFDNTLIDSGQTLIGEIWQHQPGDKVNLTYTRNGTTHTTTVTLGSRTGDTDN
- a CDS encoding glycerophosphodiester phosphodiesterase family protein codes for the protein MTFASAVPDAYPTRRPVQVVAHRGASEDVPEHTLAAYRKAIEYGADALECDVRLTADGELVCVHDWRVNRTSNGRGAVSSLELADLAALDFGSWKGQHSDREAPELDRNGGSDEERNRVLTLHRLLELLVETDRRVELAIETKHPTRWAGQVEERLLELLRRFGLDRPPAGEDSRVRVMSFSSRSLRRIRLGAPELPTVYLMQYVSPRHRDGRLPAGVRIAGPGIRILRANPGYVARLHRAGHQVHVWTVDDPGDVELCLRLGVDAIITNRPRQVLDQLGR
- a CDS encoding ATP-binding protein; the protein is MVAQEVPTSTTMALPHGPTGVADARRRLRTDLYAQDVPEPVIDDAVLILSELLSNSCRHARPLGSGDDVSYGEPRHPRGRSGRDFRGEDGRSGRGSRGDGKAGPAGAQAPADPLRPDECADRAGIRAAWSIGEDGLLLLEVTDGGGPTRPRPASPSLTAHGGRGLGIVGSLTQRWGVRDAPGEVTVWALLPVRGRHARRDDVKGTGIGLPIGVPLELPLDLAESLDDLA
- a CDS encoding DUF5926 family protein, with product MAKKRATATKSTSPRAASDAAVPVVGAREPCPCGSGRRYKACHGRAAAHAVTELVRRPFEGLPGECDWVALRELVPAATVPLTLRDPLPEGVPSVTLGTVLPMAWPGLRRDTGAVLLGLQNDAASGDVSRDLADTLTRALTAEPGNPVEGRRPDPDGPRLQDLLDLTAPFVPEVHTGFAFWLEDAEAATGEVAASLEQANQAAIPTVRLTGVDAAYWCETPEKNHLRWVMPHPEEALLDALARLHTAGASSLGEGTRLVGSFRAHGLVVPVWDLPAGMTADEVEKPAAAFGERLTETLARTGPLTADERKARSGFTNRQITLS
- a CDS encoding bifunctional DNA primase/polymerase, with protein sequence MREILGRRRKLSLQRKGRTALLDAALTYATQWKWRVVPGVGHDGRGGRRAAGGQPCGCLRPNCPVPGAHPVNPGLLAATHDPRMVRWWWTSRPDAPVVLATGDQVSAASLPAAAGELALSAIEKLGFRAGPVVATPTRYVFLVAPYSLAELGELLDSQDWVPTSLRYHGDGGYVPLPAAVGTAAATAAGRPRWVREPVTGPDEAAPWLPRIETLVEALVRAGRTAPDGDRLTY